A single region of the Gossypium arboreum isolate Shixiya-1 chromosome 12, ASM2569848v2, whole genome shotgun sequence genome encodes:
- the LOC128285246 gene encoding uncharacterized protein LOC128285246, with translation MKDLSFFLLKNSVGAKMKKGIRNFCNGDGSTSTLNQNRTDHGGAGIITSSELVAPPSVVASNTTAQSPPTTLEEMILRLELEEELARKSKLNEYYSENFRGGRMSCVNNSDILRSARNALNQYPRFSLDGKDSMYRSSFRNPEKINGRNSVCCDHGLRERFYKASCLPSTLGGETVIWCEPGVVAKLMGLEAVPVTISRRKDRSNQKLGSVIKRQNLRRRGERHEMERRVGVEEDFKRGKVGGCSNSGYCVMKPVVVGAANGEGGWPTRRFL, from the coding sequence ATGAAAGATCTATCCTTCTTCCTTTTGAAGAACTCGGTTGGGGCCAAGATGAAGAAAGGGATTCGTAATTTTTGCAATGGTGATGGCTCCACCTCCACTCTTAACCAAAACCGAACGGACCACGGCGGGGCCGGTATTATTACTTCGTCCGAATTGGTCGCTCCGCCATCGGTTGTTGCCTCGAACACCACGGCGCAAAGCCCTCCCACAACGTTGGAGGAGATGATCTTAAGGTTAGAGCTGGAAGAAGAGCTTGCTAGAAAATCAAAACTGAATGAATACTACAGTGAGAATTTTCGAGGTGGTCGGATGTCTTGCGTCAACAACTCCGACATACTACGGTCTGCAAGGAATGCATTGAATCAGTACCCTCGTTTTTCCCTCGACGGGAAAGATTCCATGTACCGATCATCGTTTCGAAACCCTGAAAAAATCAATGGAAGGAACTCGGTTTGCTGCGATCATGGATTGAGAGAAAGGTTTTACAAAGCTTCATGTTTGCCATCAACTTTGGGTGGCGAAACTGTGATTTGGTGCGAACCAGGAGTGGTGGCGAAGCTGATGGGATTGGAGGCGGTGCCGGTGACGATTAGTCGGAGAAAAGATCGAAGTAATCAAAAACTTGGTTCTGTGATAAAGAGACAGAATCTTCGGAGGAGAGGTGAGAGACATGAAATGGAGCGAAGAGTGGGCGTGGAAGAAGATTTCAAGAGAGGTAAGGTGGGTGGTTGTTCCAACTCAGGCTACTGTGTGATGAAACCAGTTGTTGTTGGGGCAGCAAATGGTGAAGGTGGATGGCCAACCCGACGTTTCCTTTAG
- the LOC108476863 gene encoding LOW QUALITY PROTEIN: autophagy-related protein 16 (The sequence of the model RefSeq protein was modified relative to this genomic sequence to represent the inferred CDS: inserted 2 bases in 1 codon; deleted 1 base in 1 codon; substituted 2 bases at 2 genomic stop codons), with translation MWQEEVAKQAIKHALKALKKRHLVEEGAHAPAYIALSRPIISQGSEWKGKAEKLEVELQQCYKAQSRLSEQLVVEAAESRTLKAFLQEKETAMAELEKELTQTRLDANALYEDMTERLKASGLEKLAQEQVDGIVRRSEEGAEFFAESTVPSVCKDRINAHDGGCASIMFEYNSXLLGGQDRSIKIWNSSTGSLGHSLFGCLGSVLDLAITHDNRSIIAGSSSNNLFVWDVNLGHVHHTLTGHTEKVCAVDVSKVSSRHVVSSAYGRTIKVWDLQKGYCTNTIIFHSNCNALCFSTDGLTICSGHVDGNLRLWDIQTGKLLSEVSAHSLAITISLSLSRNGNVVLTSGRDNSHNLFDIXSLXVFGTFRATGNKVASNWSRSFISPGDNNIAAGSAHGSIYIWSISKADMVSTLKEHTAPILCCTWSAIGKPLAYADKNGVVCTWT, from the exons AT GTGGCAAGAGGAGGTAGCCAAGCAAGCTATAAAGCACGCATTGAAGGCGCTTAAGAAACGACATTTAGTCGAAGAAGGAGCTCATGCTCCTGCTTATATTGCTCTTTCTCGGCCAATCATTTCCcag GGTTCGGAATGGAAAGGGAAAGCTGAAAAATTGGAAGTAGAACTTCAACAATGTTATAAAGCGCAATCAAGATTATCTGAGCAGCTTGTGGTGGAAGCAGCTGAATCCAGAACATTAAAAGCTTTTCTTCAAGAGAAAGAAACTGCAATGGCTGAATTGGAGAAGGAGTTGACCCAAACGAGGCTTGAT GCAAACGCACTCTATGAAGATATGACTGAGCGGCTTAAGGCTAGTGGTTTAGAGAAACTTGCTCAAGAGCAAGTAGATGGTATTGTCCGTAGAAGTGAAGAAGGTGCTGAGTTCTTTGCTGAATCAACTGTTCCCTCTGTTTGCAAAGACAGGATCAATGCTCATGATGGTGGTTGTGCTTCTATAATGTTTGAGTACAATTC GTTGTTGGGGGGGCAGGATCGATCTATCAAAATTTGGAATTCTAGCACTGGATCATTAGGTCATAGTCTTTTTGGCTGCCTTGGTTCTGTCCTTGATCTTGCAATTACACACGACAATAGATCCATAATAGCAGGAAGTAGTTCAAACAATTTGTTTGTATGGGATGTCAACTTGGGACATGTCCATCATACTCTCACCGGTCACACAGAAAAAGTGTGTGCCGTAGATGTGAGCAAAGTTTCAAGTCGTCATGTTGTGAGTTCAGCTTATGGTCGCACTATAAAAGTATGGGATTTGCAGAAAGGTTACTGCACTAACACAATAATATTTCACAGCAACTGCAACGCGCTTTGCTTCAGCACCGATGGACTGACTATATGTTCAGGTCACGTCGACGGGAATCTTCGTTTGTGGGATATCCAGACAGGAAAGTTGCTTAGTGAAGTTTCTGCACATTCACTTGCTATCACA ATCTCTCTCTCTCTGTCGCGAAACGGAAATGTAGTATTGACTAGTGGCAGAGATAATTCACACAATTTATTTGATATCTGATCTTTGTAAGTTTTTGGTACATTCAGAGCAACCGGAAACAAAGTGGCATCAAACTGGAGTCGCTCGTTTATCAGTCCGGGTGACAATAATATTGCTGCAGGCTCTGCGCATGGGTCCATCTACATTTGGTCAATTTCCAAAGCTGACATGGTTAGCACTCTGAAGGAACATACTGCTCCCATCCTGTGTTGTACATGGAGTGCAATTGGAAAACCATTAGCCTATGCTGATAAGAATGGGGTTGTCTGTACCTGGACATGA
- the LOC108477117 gene encoding probable pectate lyase 5: MALLPSIKSPHAHTFPLKLKPFPSLLLQNTTLKATMPLPSLSLLFLFTSLLIPSPISSSPVQDPELVVQDVHRAINASRRNLGYLSCGTGNPIDDCWRCDPNWEKNRQRLADCAIGFGKNAIGGRDGKIYVVTDSSDNDAVNPKPGTLRHAVIQDEPLWIIFARDMTIRLKEELLMNSFKTIDGRGASVHIAGGPCITIQYVTNIIIHGLNIHDCKQGGNAMVRDSPRHYGWRTISDGDGVSIFGGSHVWVDHNSLSNCNDGLVDAIHGSTAITISNNYMTHHDKVMLLGHSDSYTQDKNMQVTIAFNHFGEGLVQRMPRCRHGYFHVVNNDYTHWEMYAIGGSANPTINSQGNRFTAPNDRFSKEVTKHEDAPESDWKNWNWRSEGDLMVNGAFFTGSGAGASSSYSKASSLGARPSSLVATITTNAGSLNCKKGSRC; this comes from the exons ATGGCTTTACTCCCCTCTATAAAATCCCCCCACGCCCATACCTTCCCTCTCAAGCTCAAACCATTTCCTTCCCTCTTATTACAAAACACCACCCTCAAAGCCACAATGCCACTCCCTTCCCTTTCTCTCCTCTTCCTCTTCACTTCTCTCCTAATCCCCTCTCCCATTTCCTCTTCCCCTGTTCAAGACCCTGAACTTGTTGTCCAAGATGTGCATAG GGCCATCAATGCGTCTAGGAGGAACCTTGGATATCTATCCTGCGGCACCGGCAACCCCATTGATGACTGCTGGCGATGTGACCCTAACTGGGAGAAGAACCGCCAGAGGCTAGCAGACTGTGCAATTGGGTTCGGCAAGAATGCCATTGGTGGAAGAGATGGTAAGATTTATGTTGTCACTGACTCGAGTGACAATGATGCTGTGAACCCCAAACCGGGAACTTTACGACATGCCGTGATTCAAGATGAACCGTTGTGGATCATTTTTGCCCGGGACATGACCATCCGGTTGAAGGAGGAACTGCTCATGAACTCGTTCAAGACCATCGATGGGCGTGGTGCCAGTGTTCACATTGCAGGGGGTCCTTGTATAACCATTCAGTATGTGACCAACATTATCATTCATGGACTCAACATCCATGACTGCAAGCAAGGAGGGAATGCTATGGTGAGGGACTCCCCACGGCATTACGGTTGGCGAACCATATCGGATGGGGATGGTGTGTCTATCTTCGGTGGTAGCCATGTTTGGGTGGATCATAACTCCTTGTCCAACTGCAATGATGGCCTGGTTGATGCCATTCATGGGTCCACCGCAATCACCATCTCAAACAACTACATGACTCACCATGATAAAGTCATGCTTTTGGGGCACAGTGATTCCTATACTCAAGACAAGAACATGCAAGTCACTATAGCCTTTAATCACTTTGGTGAAGGGCTTGTCCAAAGAATGCCAAG ATGTAGACATGGGTATTTCCATGTGGTTAACAATGACTACACCCATTGGGAAATGTATGCCATTGGAGGAAGTGCAAACCCAACTATTAACAGCCAAGGCAACAGATTTACAGCACCAAACGACAGATTCAGCAAAGAG GTGACCAAGCATGAAGATGCACCAGAGAGTGACTGGAAGAACTGGAATTGGAGATCGGAAGGCGACCTGATGGTGAACGGTGCATTTTTCACGGGGTCGGGTGCCGGTGCCTCGTCGAGCTATTCCAAGGCTTCGAGCTTGGGTGCTAGGCCATCTTCACTGGTGGCCACCATAACCACTAATGCTGGTTCACTTAATTGCAAGAAAGGTTCTCGTTGCTGA